The proteins below are encoded in one region of Drosophila santomea strain STO CAGO 1482 chromosome 2R, Prin_Dsan_1.1, whole genome shotgun sequence:
- the LOC120446767 gene encoding tyrosine-protein phosphatase Lar isoform X1, with amino-acid sequence MGLQMTAASPIAALSLLVLSLLTWTPEIVDAAHANYSDIPYIQYLTHPPEIIRKPQNQGVRVGGVASFYCAARGDPPPSIVWRKNGKKVSGTQSRYTVLEQPGGISILRIEPVRAGRDDAPYECVAENGVGDAVSADATLTIYEGDKTPAGFPVITQGPGTRVIEVGHTVLMTCKAIGNPTPNIYWIKNQTKVDMSNPRYSLKDGFLQIENSREEDQGKYECVAENSMGTEHSKATNLYVKVRRVPPTFSRPPESISEVMLGSNLNLSCIAVGSPMPHVKWMKGSEDLTPENEMPIGRNVLQLINIQESANYTCIAASTLGQIDSVSVVKVQSLPTAPTDVQISEVTATSVRLEWSYKGPEDLQYYVIQYKPKNANQAFSEISGIITMYYVVRALSPYTEYEFYVIAVNNIGRGPPSAPATCTTGDFSFGGTKMESAPRNVQVRTLSSSTMVITWEPPETPNGQVTGYKVYYTTNSNQPEASWNSQMVDNSELTTVSELTPHAIYTVRVQAYTSMGAGPMSTPVQVKAQQGVPSQPSNFRATDIGETAVTLQWTKPTHSSENIVHYELYWNDTYANQAHHKRISNSEAYTLDGLYPDTLYYIWLAARSQRGEGATTPPIPVRTKQYVPGAPPRNITAIATSSTTISLNWLPPPVERSNGRIIYYKVFFVEVGREDDEATTLTLNMTSIVLDELKRWTEYKIWVLAGTSVGDGPRSHPIILRTQEDVPGDPQDVKATPLNSTSIHVSWKPPLEKDRNGIIRGYHIHAQELRDEGKGFLNEPFKFDVVDTLEFNVTGLQPDTKYSIQVAALTRKGDGDRSAAIVVKTPGGVPVRPTVSLKIMEREPIVSIELEWERPAQTYGELRGYRLRWGVKDQALKEEMLSGPQMTKKRFDNLERGVEYEFRVAGSNHIGIGQETVKIFQTPEGTPGGPPSNITIRFQTPDVLCVTWDPPTREHRNGIITRYDVQFHKKIDHGLGSERNMTLRKAVFTNLEENTEYIFRVRAYTKQGAGPFSDKLLVETERDMGRAPMSLQAEATSEQTAEIWWEPVTSRGKLLGYKIFYTMTAVEDLDDWQTKTVGLTESADLVNLEKFAQYAVAIAARFKNGLGRLSEKVTVRIKPEDVPLNLRAHDVSTHSMTLSWSPPIRLTPVNYKISFDAMKVFVDSQGFSQTQIVPKREIILKHYVKTHTINELSPFTTYNVNVSAIPSDYSYRPPTKITVTTQMAAPQPMVKPDFYGVVNGEEILVILPQASEEYGPISHYYLVVVPEDKSNLHKIPDQFLTDDLLPGRNKPERPNAPYIAAKFPQRSIPFTFHLGSGDDYHNFTNRKLEREKRYRIFVRAVVDTPQKHLYTSSPFSEFLSLDMREAPPGERPHRPDPNWPAEPEVSVNRNKDEPEILWVVLPLMVSTFIVSTALIVLCVVKRRRQPCKTPDQAAVTRPLMAADLGAGPTPSDPVDMRRLNFQTPGMISHPPIPISEFANHIERLKSNDNQKFSQEYESIEPGQQFTWDNSNLEHNKSKNRYANVTAYDHSRVQLPAVEGVVGSDYINANYCDGYRKHNAYVATQGPLQETFVDFWRMCWELKTATIVMMTRLEERTRIKCDQYWPTRGTETYGQIFVTITETQELATYSIRTFQLCRQGFNDRREIKQLQFTAWPDHGVPDHPAPFLQFLRRCRALTPPESGPVIVHCSAGVGRTGCYIVIDSMLERMKHEKIIDIYGHVTCLRAQRNYMVQTEDQYIFIHDAILEAIICGVTEVPARNLHTHLQKLLITEPGETISGMEVEFKKLSNVKMDSSKFVTANLPCNKHKNRLVHILPYESSRVYLTPIHGIEGSDYVNASFIDGYRYRSAYIAAQGPVQDAAEDFWRMLWEHNSTIVVMLTKLKEMGREKCFQYWPHERSVRYQYYVVDPIAEYNMPQYKLREFKVTDARDGSSRTVRQFQFIDWPEQGVPKSGEGFIDFIGQVHKTKEQFGQDGPITVHCSAGVGRSGVFITLSIVLERMQYEGVLDVFQTVRILRSQRPAMVQTEDQYHFCYRAALEYLGSFDNYAN; translated from the exons GCTTCCTGCAAATCGAAAACAGTCGCGAGGAGGATCAGGGCAAATACGAATGTGTAGCTGAGAATTCAATGGGCACGGAGCACTCGAAGGCCACCAATTTGTATGTGAAAGTCCGTCGTGTTCCGCCCACCTTCTCCCGCCCACCAGAGAGCATCAGTGAGGTGATGTTGGGATCCAATCTGAATCTATCCTGCATAGCCGTCGGCTCACCCATGCCTCATGTCAAGTGGATGAAGG GCTCCGAAGATCTGACTCCCGAGAATGAGATGCCAATCGGGCGAAATGTCCTGCAGCTGATCAATATCCAGGAGAGCGCCAACTACACTTGCATAGCGGCCTCCACGTTGGGCCAAATCGATTCCGTTTCGGTGGTTAAAGTGCAAT CTCTGCCCACCGCACCCACCGATGTGCAAATCTCCGAGGTGACCGCCACTTCGGTGCGTCTGGAGTGGTCGTACAAAGGTCCCGAGGACTTGCAGTATTACGTGATCCAGTACAAGCCGAAGAACGCCAACCAGGCCTTCAGCGAGATTAGCGGCATCATCACCATGTACTATGTGGTCCGCGCCCTGAGTCCCTACACGGAGTACGAGTTCTACGTGATAGCCGTGAACAATATTGGACGCGGACCACCCTCGGCTCCAGCGACATGTACCACCG GCGATTTCTCATTCGGTGGCACAA AAATGGAAAGTGCACCACGTAATGTCCAAGTGCGCACGCTGAGCTCGTCCACGATGGTTATTACTTGGGAACCACCAGAGACGCCCAATGGACAAGTGACC GGCTACAAGGTGTACTACACGACCAATTCGAATCAGCCGGAGGCCTCGTGGAACTCGCAGATGGTCGACAATAGCGAACTGACCACAGTCTCGGAGCTAACGCCCCACGCCATCTACACGGTGAGGGTTCAGGCCTACACATCGATGGGAGCCGGTCCAATGTCCACGCCGGTCCAGGTGAAGGCCCAGCAAG GTGTGCCATCGCAACCGAGCAATTTCCGGGCAACCGATATCGGCGAGACCGCAGTCACACTGCAATGGACCAAGCCGACGCATTCCAGCGAGAACATCGTGCACTACGAGCTCTACTGGAATGACACATACGCCAATCAGGCCCATCACAA GCGCATTTCCAACTCGGAGGCGTATACCCTCGACGGACTGTACCCCGATACCCTCTACTACATCTGGCTGGCTGCAAGGTCGCAGCGGGGCGAGGGGGCCACCACCCCACCCATTCCGGTGCGCACCAAGCAATATG TACCAGGTGCTCCGCCTCGAAATATCACCGCCATAGCCACCAGCTCGACGACCATATCCCTGAACTGGCTGCCTCCGCCCGTCGAGCGGTCGAACGGCCGGATCATATACTATAAGGTGTTCTTCGTGGAGGTGGGTCGCGAAGACGACGAGGCCACCACCTTGACCCTCAATATGACCAGCATTGTGCTGGACGAGCTGAAGCGCTGGACAGAGTACAAGATCTGGGTGCTGGCCGGCACCTCAGTAGGGGATGGGCCGCGGTCGCATCCCATAATTTTGCGCACCCAAGAGGATG TGCCCGGCGATCCGCAAGATGTGAAGGCCACGCCTTTGAACTCCACATCGATCCATGTCAGCTGGAAGCCGCCTCTCGAAAAAGATCGCAATGGCATCATCCGTGGGTATCATATACACGCCCAGGAGCTGCGAGATGAG GGCAAGGGCTTTCTGAACGAACCTTTCAAGTTTGATGTGGTGGACACGCTGGAGTTCAATGTGACTGGCTTGCAGCCGGATACAAAGTACTCCATTCAGGTGGCGGCATTAACTCGTAAAGGGGACGGTGATCGGAGTGCAGCGATTGTGGTGAAAACCCCTGGCGGTGTGCCAGTTCGACCAACTGTGAGTCTGAAGATCATGGAGCGGGAACCGATCGTGTCCATCGAGCTAGAATGGGAGCGTCCGGCGCAGACCTACGGCGAATTGCGTGGCTATCGACTTCGGTGGGGCGTCAAGGACCAGGCTCTGAAGGAGGAGATGCTGTCAGGACCTCAGATGACCAAGAAACGCTTTGATAACCTGGAACGCGGAGTAGAATACGAATTCCGTGTGGCAGGCAGCAACCATATCGGTATTGGGCAAGAGACGGTGAAAATATTCCAAACACCAGAGGGAACACCAGGTGGACCGCCCTCAAACATCACCATTCGCTTCCAAACTCCGGATGTACTATGCGTGACCTGGGATCCACCAACTAGGGAGCACCGGAATGGCATAATCACCCGCTACGATGTTCAGTTTCACAAGAAAATCGATCATGGCCTTGGGTCCGAGAGAAATATGACTCTCCGGAAGGCGGTGTTCACCAATCTGGAGGAGAACACCGAGTATATCTTCCGGGTGAGGGCTTACACGAAGCAGGGAGCTGGTCCCTTTAGCGACAAGTTACTCGTGGAGACAGAACGTGACATGGGTCGAGCACCGATGTCCCTGCAGGCAGAGGCGACCTCGGAGCAAACGGCAGAGATCTGGTGGGAACCGGTAACAAGTCGTGGCAAGTTGCTCGGCTACAAGATCTTTTACACCATGACAGCTGTTGAGGATCTGGACGATTGGCAAACCAAAACCGTTGGACTCACAGAATCCGCTGATCTAGTTAATCTCGAGAAATTTGCCCAATATGCCGTGGCCATTGCGGCCAGGTTCAAGAACGGATTGGGACGTCTTAGTGAGAAGGTTACGGTACGAATCAAGCCGGAGGATGTGCCTCTTAATCTTCGTGCCCACGATGTGAGCACCCATTCGATGACCTTGAGTTGGTCACCACCCATTCGCCTAACTCCGGTCAACTACAAGATCAGCTTTGATGCAATGAAGGTGTTTGTGGACTCACAGGGATTCTCCCAGACCCAGATCGTTCCTAAGCGAGAGATCATCCTTAAGCACTATGTGAAGACCCACACGATCAACGAACTCAGTCCGTTTACCACCTACAATGTGAATGTGAGTGCCATTCCCTCGGATTATTCTTACCGCCCGCCTACAAAGATTACGGTCACAACGCAAATGGCTGCACCTCAGCCTATGGTAAAACCGGATTTCTACGGTGTTGTTAATGGAGAGGAAATTCTGGTGATACTGCCCCAGGCTTCTGAGGAATACGGACCCATATCGCACTATTATTTGGTGGTGGTCCCGGAGGACAAGTCCAACCTGCACAAGATACCCGATCAGTTCCTTACCGATGATCTCTTGCCGGGCAGGAACAAACCGGAGCGTCCGAATGCGCCGTACATTGCAGCCAAGTTCCCGCAGCGTTCCATTCCGTTCACCTTCCACCTGGGATCTGGTGATGACTATCATAACTTTACAAATCGCAAGTTGGAGCGAGAGAAGCGCTACCGCATCTTTGTGCGGGCGGTGGTGGATACGCCACAGAAGCACCTGTACACCTCCAGTCCCTTCTCCGAGTTTCTATCGCTGGACATGAGGGAAGCTCCGCCTGGTGAGCGGCCCCACCGACCCGATCCCAATTGGCCCGCGGAGCCGGAAGTATCGGTTAACCGCAACAAGGACGAGCCGGAGATTCTGTGGGTGGTGCTGCCCCTAATGGTGTCCACCTTCATCGTGTCCACCGCGCTGATTGTTCTCTGTGTGGTGAAGCGTCGCCGCCAGCCATGCAAGACTCCGGATCAGGCGGCCGTTACAAGGCCTTTGATGGCCGCTGACCTGGGAGCCGGACCTACTCCCAGCGATCCCGTTGACATGAGGCGCTTGAACTTCCAGACGCCCGGTATGATCTCCCATCCGCCCATACCCATATCTGAGTTTGCTAACCACATCGAACGGCTTAAGTCCAATGACAAtcagaagttttcgcaggaGTACGAAAGCATTGAGCCGGGCCAGCAGTTCACTTGGGATAACTCCAATCTGGAGCACAACAAGTCCAAAAACCGCTATGCCAATGTCACCGCCTACGATCATTCACGTGTCCAGTTGCCAGCGGTGGAGGGTGTGGTTGGGTCAGATTACATTAATGCCAATTACTGTGACGGCTATCGGAAGCACAATGCCTATGTGGCAACCCAAGGTCCGTTGCAAGAGACCTTTGTTGACTTCTGGCGCATGTGTTGGGAACTGAAAACGGCTACTATTGTGATGATGACGCGATTGGAGGAACGAACACGCATTAAGTGCGATCAGTATTGGCCCACTCGTGGAACCGAGACCTATGGCCAGATCTTTGTGACCATCACAGAGACCCAGGAACTGGCCACCTACAGCATCCGTACGTTCCAGCTGTGCCGGCAGGGCTTCAACGATCGGCGAGAGATCAAGCAGCTGCAGTTCACCGCCTGGCCAGATCATGGAGTGCCCGATCATCCGGCTCCCTTCCTTCAATTCTTACGTCGGTGTCGCGCCCTTACGCCACCGGAATCTGGACCCGTAATTGTTCACTGCTCAGCTGGAGTGGGCCGAACTGGCTGTTACATTGTAATCGATTCGATGTTGGAACGAATGAAGCACGAGAAGATTATCGACATCTATGGACATGTAACCTGCTTACGGGCGCAACGAAACTACATGGTGCAGACGGAGGATCAGTATATCTTTATCCATGACGCCATCTTGGAGGCCATCATATGTGGGGTAACGGAGGTGCCGGCTCGCAATCTACACACCCACCTTCAAAAGCTACTGATCACGGAACCCGGCGAAACTATCTCGGGCATGGAGGTGGAGTTCAAGAAGCTTTCTAACGTCAAGATGGACTCGTCCAAGTTCGTAACGGCCAATCTGCCATGCAACAAGCACAAGAACCGCTTAGTCCATATTCTACCGTACGAATCCAGTCGCGTCTACCTGACCCCTATCCATGGAATCGAGGGAAGCGACTATGTCAACGCCAGCTTCATCGACGGCTATCGATACCGATCCGCTTACATCGCCGCACAGGGTCCTGTGCAGGATGCCGCTGAGGACTTTTGGCGCATGCTCTGGGAGCACAACTCCACCATTGTGGTCATGCTGACCAAGCTCAAGGAAATGGGCAGG GAGAAATGCTTCCAGTACTGGCCCCATGAGAGATCCGTACGCTATCAGTATTATGTCGTGGATCCCATTGCTGAGTACAACATGCCGCAGTACAAGCTGCGTGAATTTAAG GTCACAGATGCACGAGATGGCTCATCGCGCACCGTCCGCCAGTTTCAGTTCATCGATTGGCCGGAGCAGGGTGTGCCCAAGTCGGGCGAAGGCTTCATCGACTTCATCGGGCAGGTGCACAAGACCAAGGAGCAGTTTGGCCAGGATGGACCCATTACCGTGCACTGTTCAGCGGGCGTGGGACGATCGGGGGTCTTTATCACCCTGAGCATCGTTCTGGAACGTATGCAGTACGAGGGAGTACTAGATGTCTTCCAGACAGTGCGTATTCTGCGTTCCCAGCGTCCGGCCATGGTACAAACCGAG GATCAATACCACTTCTGCTATCGCGCTGCACTGGAGTACTTAGGCTCATTCGACAACTATGCAAACTGA